Proteins from one Verrucomicrobiota bacterium genomic window:
- a CDS encoding hybrid sensor histidine kinase/response regulator: protein MNATILVVDDSSDVAQILASMLKASGYEVLITASGALALQSAQASPPDMILLDIGLPDLNGFEVCQQLKANPRLSNIPIIFISALDATADKIRAFEAGGVDYITKPFQLSEVAARVGTHLRLHRLQLELEHRNEQVQTSYERLKHLEALRDNLTHMIVHDMRTPLLVVDGYLELLSFTDAARLSADGKHHIQAAREAAQNVLEMTRSLLDVSRMEAGEMPLDKAEHDLAALTRQVMEKMSALRRGRGLCLDAPDTPILVRMDGGLIARVMENLIANAMKHTPPHGQITVSVKVEPQSVQFSIVDNGPGIPAPWHQKIFEKFGQAGDDKRRFGTGLGLTFCKMAVEAHGGTIGLTSRVGHGSTFWFRLPMP from the coding sequence GCGAGCATGTTAAAAGCCTCGGGGTATGAGGTTTTAATTACGGCCAGTGGCGCACTCGCACTTCAATCGGCGCAAGCATCGCCACCGGATATGATCCTGTTGGATATTGGCTTGCCGGACCTGAATGGCTTCGAGGTTTGCCAGCAACTCAAGGCCAATCCGCGGCTGTCCAATATCCCGATTATCTTCATCAGCGCCCTGGATGCCACTGCGGACAAAATTCGCGCCTTTGAGGCAGGGGGGGTGGATTACATCACCAAGCCATTCCAGCTTTCCGAGGTCGCCGCCCGGGTGGGCACCCACCTGCGCTTGCACCGGTTACAGCTCGAATTGGAGCATCGTAACGAACAGGTGCAGACCAGTTACGAGCGGCTCAAGCATCTCGAGGCCTTGCGGGACAATCTGACCCACATGATCGTGCATGATATGCGCACGCCGCTGTTGGTGGTGGATGGGTACTTGGAACTATTGAGTTTCACCGACGCGGCGCGACTCTCCGCAGACGGCAAGCATCATATTCAAGCGGCGCGTGAGGCGGCGCAAAATGTATTGGAAATGACCCGCTCGCTGCTGGATGTGAGCCGGATGGAAGCGGGGGAAATGCCGTTGGACAAGGCGGAACACGATCTGGCGGCCCTGACCCGGCAGGTCATGGAGAAAATGTCAGCGCTAAGACGCGGACGCGGGCTGTGCCTCGATGCGCCAGACACCCCGATCCTCGTCCGGATGGATGGCGGGCTCATTGCGCGAGTCATGGAAAACTTGATTGCCAACGCGATGAAGCACACGCCGCCGCATGGGCAAATCACCGTGAGCGTTAAAGTGGAACCGCAGTCGGTCCAGTTTTCCATTGTGGATAATGGGCCGGGAATCCCTGCCCCTTGGCACCAGAAAATCTTTGAGAAATTTGGCCAGGCTGGCGACGATAAACGCCGCTTCGGCACCGGCTTGGGGCTAACGTTCTGCAAAATGGCGGTCGAAGCCCATGGCGGGACCATTGGTCTGACGAGCCGCGTTGGTCACGGCAGCACCTTTTGGTTTCGCTTGCCCATGCCATAA